In the Primulina tabacum isolate GXHZ01 chromosome 15, ASM2559414v2, whole genome shotgun sequence genome, TAAGGAGATGTTAATTACGGATCAAATACAAGTCCTCCCGCTTCAGTTACAATAACAGCACCAGCAGCTACATCCCTGAACAGATGGCTCAAGATTCAGTAATTTACGACATCATAATCCTATAACATATTTGAAACTCACCAAGGTCCACCAAATCCAACTTCATAGAACATATCAAGCCTTCCACATGCTACTCCACAGAGATTTAATGCACAAGAACCACTCATCCGGAGGGATCTAACCTGATCAGGCGAGAACAAATACATGTTAccaacattatttaaaataaaagaaaatgctgaaaatcaatattttgaGACCATCATTGATTTATCAACCTTGAAGAGTAAGCTATTGATCCTATTAGTAGAGGCATCGAGAGTAGACTTGTCACGCTTTGTACCCGCCTGTTCTTTCAGCAGAGTTCAAAAAAATTAACTCAGCGAGTAAAGGTAACTGGAGCTAGGTAGACTATCTTATCCAAATTTTGTCAGTAGAAGAAATATGCACTCGAAATGAACCCATTGTTCAGACTGAGTTTAGAAGTGTACCTCAGTGGCAAGAAGGGACTTTACAAGTTCGGTTTGAGAAGACGCTGAATATTACAAATTTGGTTACGGTGACCTCAATAAACCATTACCCAAATGTCGAGTTAAAAGAAGCAACTTACTAGTGATGGAATTTCCATTGAGAAATGCGCCTTTTCCGCGAATGGCAGTAAAAAGCTGCATTATGACATTCAATATGTATTAGCTACACAACTACAAAAGTAGACCGTGTCTAATCTAGAAAACTCTAATATCGAACAGAAGTATAATGTGCAGCAAGTGATCTTGATTGCTAATCACGCATTTGACAAACGATGGCAAGGTCGCAGAAACTATCGACTGCCATTGGTTGGAACAGTCCCCCGCGCAAGGGAAGTTAAACTCAAAAGCACATCATATTTAGAAGCTGAAATTTACCTCATCCATGATGGGATTGTATATCACACCGACGGTTGGAATACGCCCGATTGTGAATCCGATAGATACACAAACAAATGGAAACCTGCAATAAATCACATATTTCAACGTATAATCTCATTTTAGATACTGTGAAACTTAGTTCTTTTTGAACAAATGATTAATAGATTCTTGCCCATGCACAAAATTAGTAGTTCCATCCAGAGGATCAACAATCCAAGTTGGTTCATCAGTTAATTCTGTAACTCCACAAGCAGCAGTAGTTTCTTCTCCAATGAACTAAACAAAGAAATATTGGCATCAGACATGGGTCATGACTAAAGAAACATCAAACTCTAAAAATATTGTGGCACACTAGCActgataaaatattaaaaatctaaTACACTAAACACTGCAGAAACTACCGCTCTGACCTTATGGTCAGGATATTTTGATCTCAGATAATCGAAAATGACTTCTTCACATTTCTTATCAGTCTCTGTTACCAAATCCACCTGTAAAGAGTCACATAGATAATCGAAACTAATTCAGAAAATTAATCATTATCACATGTCGAAATAGCATATCATGACAGAGGGTCGCCATATTTTAGTACAAAATCACTAACTTCATCATTCTTAAAGCATATTCAGATATATAAAATAACATCGTTCACATGGAAGATAACTTTCCTTAAGTTGTGTACTTTCTGAATCTATGTTCTAATTCTACGATTTTCATATCAAATAATGGAATCGGAGATTCCCACGTACTCATGAAGCAATAcgaagaaaaaggaaaagatTGCTTCCACTTTTCGAAATTGATAAATTCATAAAGAGCCATGACTTTACCACGCCTTTGTGCTCCACATGCTTTGTCTCATGAAATCCAAAGCGAATGATCTACAACCCAAAGAATTCACTGAATAAGATGAATAATAAATCCAAAACTGTGAAGAATGCTGCCAGAAACTTATCAAACAATGCAGCAAGAAATCACGAATACAAAATTATAGTAAAAAGGACTCCGTATAAACTGCAACCTCTCCAGCATTTTTAGCTGCATCCACTGCTGCAGACAATAATTCCTCCATTGAACCTGAAATGTCCAGGATTCCCATCAAGAAACGACTAAACTCCAATGAACCAACTCAAAGTATCGCGCAACTTGTGCAACAATTCAAAGAAGAAAGACTGATAAGAACCTACCTTTAGTAGCCATTAACGTGTTTCTTGAAAAAGGGGCGATGAGATTAGGAGAAAAGAACGATCTTGTTGCGCTTGTTTGACGGTTGAAGAATTTCCCTTCACGTAGAGCATGAACGAACAGAGAAACAAATAGATGCCAATTATTTATAGATATTGTTTCAACTTAAGGTCCCCTcgacagaaaaaaaaaatcgtcgCTTTCAGAAACACCGTTGATTTACGGGATAAAATTATTCCCTTTTTCTTGGCTCAGCATGCAAATCAACGTaatcaaaaatcatttttttaacagAATCGGTCAATCAGTTGGAACGGTTATTGGGATCTGCAATTTTACCTTCCGGCCAGTTTACAGCTTATAGAATATTTTGTTTCTCGCACATTTGGGAAATAGCAGAATATGCTTCAAGATAAATGATCTTCAAATCACTTTGCGAGTACAAATAAAGGAATATGCTGATCCAGATTCTATTTAAGCTGGAAAATAGATGACCGACCTGTAACTATAACTCttgcatgaaataaaaataataaacaaaGACGGGCCAATATTTAgtttagagttttaaaaaaatgtcatGTAAAGCTCGACGTTATGCTCTGAAGTAGCCGCGAGTACACCTAGGGTCAAATCATCCTCAAACGATATTATATACATAAGCTACAATGGCAACTACAAAATATTTCAGAAGCAAATAATGACAACTACAAAATATTCATAAGCTATTATCCAAATCTGAAGTACCACGGGGTTTTCACATGAATTTTCACAATACTAGGACGAAGAACTAATAACCAACAATTATACATAGAAGAGTATCAGAAACTTGGATTTACTCATACAACATATCAGTCTTCGAGAAATAAAAGATGATACAGGCCAGGTGGAGCCAAATTCATGGCCGTTATTTGGGATCGAGTGCAGCAATTTCTTTAACCACTTGTGCTTTATCACCCTCAAACTGTTCATCTTCTGCACCAAAAAGGAACCATTATTTAAGAACTGTTCGACCCAGATTAAAAGATTCGATATGTCTACATGATCTTTCCTCACCTTTCTCAGTCTTAAAATCAGCCAAGAGGCGTAGAAGCTTGCTTCTATTTGTCACAAGGATATTGACAATATCTGGGGGTTTGTTCTGATTTGCTACGAATAACTGCACATATATAAGCTCGGTAAAAAATTGAAGCATTTAAGTGGGCAAAGTTATTAACCTACTCGGCTCCAAGATTAGGATACCTTGAAAACGTGGAATGCTTCAATCTGAATGCTCTTGCTTGACTCCTGGCAGAAGGAAAGAAATCACCACTAATATCAGACATGACAACCATCAAGAAAGGAAATGTTCTCACTATCTGTTAACTAAATGATGATAAATACCAGATGCTTGCAGAGAATCCCTCttctttttttaatgatttttttaggTACGAGCATAGGTTATTGTGCTGTGCACTTGCTTGAAGACATTATATATCGACTCATGAGTTGATTTTTATCTGGTGTAAGTTTGTATTTAAAAGAAAGGACGTGATTTTGGACAAAAACATTTGGTCtgggaaatattttaaaattggattTCAAAACCACAATTTTTGGGTGTGTTGGAAGGTATTTGAAAGCCATCATAGTTATTCATGCAAAAACCTAAATTAAGAAGGGGATAATTTGAAATGTTCCATTATCAAAAGTCTCCAAACAattaaaatggatttaaaattaaGTATTCCTTAATTTCAAATGACACAATTCAAACATAACCTTGATACGATTTATTGTTCATCTAACCATTTGTCTACCTATTTTAATGCCATTTGTTCCTCAATTCCACGAATAGTTTGACTCAATACATAAGGGCGTAAATATGTAGGGAAATAACAGAATTCATACTCTAAGAAGAATCATGAGGATCCTCAGGTTGTCTCGCGAACAAACATATTTAGTCATGACAGCAGAATTTGAACGATCCAGTAGGATATCTCCCAACAGCTGAAAGATGACATCACAAAGATCACAGTTCAACAGGATGCCACAGGCAAACTTGAGTACTTAATATTGACTATTGTTCCATTTTTGTCCCTTTTAAGGAAGGGGTGTTAGAAGGATGTGTGCATATCAGAGTGGTCCAACGATATGCAACATAAAATAGAGAATAAATTAGGCAATACCTTGATTGCTTGCCTTCTAGTGATATAGTTGGAAGATTCAAGCAGCTTTTTATTATACTCTGCAAAGAACTACTGACAGAAAAATCCAGCAGATTAAAAAGTGGAGCTCACAACGGAAACAAATTTGATTAATTTGCAGCGCCAAAATACAGTAACTTGATGATAACACATGCGAGTTACACATTTCTACCATcagaaaaattaagaattttctATGGCCATTTCAGAAAGAAGATGAGTTTTCTGTGAACATAGCCACAGATAGAATCAAACACGTAATGAAAACATTACTTTCTTCAATACGCACGATGGTCAGTTCACAGAGTACATCACTTACCCAGTCATAATTTTTAGCAAGAAATTCAGCAACTGTTAACTTGTGCCTAGTCAAGAGTTCCTGCAAAGGAAAGAGGATCAATATCCCGCCATGCACAGTGTACAATGATACACCGAAAGTTTCTACTTACAGTGGATTTCCATGGATCAAGCTAAAATACAATCGAGTTTCAGCAGACACAGAACCCAATTAAGCAGAAAGACCATGCAGAGATAAAATACTTGGAAATTAACAAATCAAAAACTTCATATGTAcatgataattatttaaacaaagTTTCCTTAACTTTAGAACAAGAATTGAACAACAGCGATTTCACATTAAGATGTTTCACTAAGCAGAGATTAATAGTTATGAGTTAATAAGAAACTTAGAAACACAGCCTTATGACGTTGAACATGGATAAACACACAAGAGCCCATAAAGTAGGAGTCCTAGAAGAGAGGAAACTCAAACATGCACATCAGACCAAAATTTTGCAAACTCAACAAAATTAGAAGCCAATTTCAGGGCAGGGGATCACATAACTTAGTGATGAGAGACCAAAGAAAGGAAGtcaatgatttaaaaattcaataaaagccTTAACCTTGAATGTGGCAGCGGCATCTGAAGCAATATCAAAATTTGGCAGTTGAATATAATCAAAAAATTTCTTCATGTGCTCAGATTCCAAA is a window encoding:
- the LOC142527380 gene encoding inositol-phosphate phosphatase-like, whose translation is MATKGSMEELLSAAVDAAKNAGEIIRFGFHETKHVEHKGVVDLVTETDKKCEEVIFDYLRSKYPDHKFIGEETTAACGVTELTDEPTWIVDPLDGTTNFVHGFPFVCVSIGFTIGRIPTVGVIYNPIMDELFTAIRGKGAFLNGNSITTSSQTELVKSLLATEAGTKRDKSTLDASTNRINSLLFKVRSLRMSGSCALNLCGVACGRLDMFYEVGFGGPWDVAAGAVIVTEAGGLVFDPSGKEFDLTSQRVAASNSLLKDAFIEALQHKE
- the LOC142527379 gene encoding putative MO25-like protein At5g47540, producing MKSLFKSKPKTPADLVRQARDLLISVDVGTADGKESKRDEKMMELSKLLRDLKQVLYGNSESEPVTEACAQLTSEFFRENTLRLLIICLPKLNLEARKDATQVVANLQRQQVQSRLIACDYLEKNLDLLDILIKGYDNSDLALHYGAMLRECIRHQSVARYVLESEHMKKFFDYIQLPNFDIASDAAATFKELLTRHKLTVAEFLAKNYDWFFAEYNKKLLESSNYITRRQAIKLLGDILLDRSNSAVMTKYVCSRDNLRILMILLRESSKSIQIEAFHVFKLFVANQNKPPDIVNILVTNRSKLLRLLADFKTEKEDEQFEGDKAQVVKEIAALDPK